A single window of Macrobrachium nipponense isolate FS-2020 chromosome 31, ASM1510439v2, whole genome shotgun sequence DNA harbors:
- the LOC135206673 gene encoding uncharacterized protein LOC135206673 has translation MYIVRGNIRWCKSLKQVACAVSKTPLYKEISLSSRHADSTESEEPFFGLLSSDPKSKLYEKKKINDASLTRSPPLTRKGQGQFKQAEAVPDSTSEFNQGGRFPKYSSRNARVKTSTPEGNEPVFTPGSDHHENFKLTDSLEKWHGFKSSENEKVQRLSQNIVEDDDEDEFHYYLHKPQTKKKTFNDRKKGLGLHHQSTETETVSFTQDLADEPFGTLTPRKDLYEDESGDEGDEMQRKYEEAQLERRHSPVYYGNQMKKLCKEKRLADALKILKEEMPAVNAKQMFTAIKY, from the exons ATGTATATTGTCAGAGGAAATATTCGATGGTGTAAGTCACTGAAACAAGTTGCATGTGCTGTAAGCAAAACCCCATTGTACAAAGAAATTTCCTTGTCATCAAGGCATGCAGATTCAACTGAGAGTGAGGAACCTTTCTTTGGTTTATTGTCATCTGATCCCAAGTCaaagttatatgaaaaaaagaaaataaatgatgcaTCTCTTACTAGAAGTCCACCTCTTACCCGTAAGGGCCAAGGACAATTCAAACAAGCAGAAGCAGTACCAGATTCAACATCAGAGTTTAACCAAGGGGGAAGGTTTCCAAAGTATTCTTCAAGGAATGCTCGGGTGAAAACTTCAACGCCTGAAGGTAATGAACCTGTGTTTACTCCAGGTTCAGACCACCACGAAAATTTCAAACTTACAGATTCACTTGAAAAGTGGCATGGCTTCAAGAGCTCAGAAAATGAAAAGGTACAGAGATTGTCTCAAAATATagttgaagatgatgatgaagatgagtttCACTATTACTTGCATAAGCCACAAACCAAGAAAAAGACTTTTAATGATAGGAAGAAAGGACTAGGCCTGCATCATCAGAGCACAGAAACAGAAACAGTGTCTTTCACCCAAGATTTGGCGGATGAACCATTTGGTACACTTACCCCACGAAAAGACCTCTATGAAGATGAATCAGGTGATGAAGGAGATGAAATGCAGAGGAAGTATGAAGAAGCCCAGCTTGAAAGGAGACATAGTCCTGTTTACTATGGAAACCAGATGAAGAAACTTTGTAAGGAAAAAAGG CTTGCAGATGCTCTTAAGATATTGAAAGAAGAGATGCCTGCTGTTAATGCTAAGCAGATGTTTACTGCTATCAAGTACTGA